Proteins from one Prinia subflava isolate CZ2003 ecotype Zambia chromosome 4, Cam_Psub_1.2, whole genome shotgun sequence genomic window:
- the LOC134549278 gene encoding serine/threonine-protein kinase pim-2-like translates to MGDGGVLLTALVLLLAAVAVCWAIGHWQPRRRHTRTAATRSKRSRVWPRGSRRKRGAPAAPRSCGPRATSHKRPRAPASPTRGACSCRRCTAVARELQELMLLLWAGTGTRVPLYAGMWQALWEGLEELGKRGHLPCCGSFRSSTSLRPRKRLLPARLSIPGSASTPARMAQQRRPAIHAGGAGCQRPSILPGASAISDSLHPSQRLSETCRPAEGAEPMHRSPSSLGLTDFKGTTPSLDVARESPEVQMGAQPEAGELQETCRPAEAAPGTPPGEASGCSPGRPQELSAAHDAGDRDGRKKELQELYQLGPQLGSGGFGTVFSGVRLSDGRPVAVKRMARESVLQWVELPDGTCVPMEIALMEKVGSGCRFIIQLLDWFELPDSFALVMERPERSRDLLQLLREHGFLSEDKARWLFCQVLCAVQHCTACGVLHRDIKPENLLVDPACGDLKLIDFGCGTFLQERAFTRFAGTQAYSPPELVAMGCYRGDSATVWSLGVLLYAMVCGSLPFKDNRAIVLGQLFFGPQVSPECQHLICWCLSKHPADRPQLEEILRHPWLRGWRF, encoded by the exons ATGGGTGACGGTGGTGTCCTGCTCACCgcacttgtcctgctgctggccgccGTGGCTGTCTGCTGGGCCATCGGCCACTGGCAACCACGGCGGCGGCACACACGGACAGCAGCGACGAGGAGCAAGCGCTCCCGCGTCTGGCCCAGAGGCTCTCGGAGGAAGCGAGGAGCCCCCGCGGCTCCCAGGTCCTGCGGGCCTCGGGCCACCTCTCACAAGCGGCCACGCGCTCCCGCCAGCCCCACGCGCGGCGCCTGCAGCTGCCGCCGCTGCACGGCAGTGGCCCGCGAGCTGCAGgaactgatgctgctgctctgggctggcactgggacacgtGTGCCGCTCTACGCGGGGATGTGGCAGGCGCTGTGGGAAggactggaggagctggggaagcgaggccacctgccctgctgcgGCTCCTTCAGATCCTCCACAAGCCTCCGTCCCCGcaagaggctgctcccagcaagactctccatccctgggagcgccTCAACCCCTGCAAGGATGGCACAGCAGCGGAGACCCGCCATCCACGCAGGAGGTGCAGGCTGTCAGAGAccctccatcctgccaggagcctctgCTATCTCTGACAGCCTCCATCCCTCGCAGAGGCTCAGTGAGACCTGTCGgcctgcagaaggtgcagagcccatgcacaggtctcccagctcccttgggcTCACGGACTTCAAGGGCACAACCCCGAGCCTTGACGTGGCCAGGGAAAGCCCTGAAGTCCAGATGGGAGCCCAGCCTGAGGCAGGGGAGCTCCAAGAGACCTGTCGgcctgcagaag ctgctcctgggacgCCCCCGGGCGAAGCCTCGGGCTGTAGCCCCGGCcggccacaagagctgagcgCGGCCCACGACGCCGGGGATAGAGACG GGCgaaagaaggagctgcaggagctctacCAGCTGGGCCCGCAGCTGGGCAGCGGCGGCTTCGGCACCGTTTTCTCGGGCGTCCGCCTCTCGGACGGGAGGCCG GTGGCCGTCAAACGCATGGCCCGGGAGAGCGTCCTGCAGTGGGtcgagctg cccgACGGCACCTGCGTTCCGATGGAGATCGCGCTCATGGAGAAGGTGGGCTCCGGCTGCCGCTTCATCATCCAGCTGCTGGACTGGTTTGAGCTGCCTGACAGCTTCGCGCTGGTGATGGAGCGTCCGGAGCGGTCGCGggatctcctgcagctcctgcgggAGCACGGGTTCCTGAGCGAGGACAAGGCGCGCTGGCTCTTCTGCCAGGTGTTGTGCGCCGTGCAGCACTGCACCGCCTGCGGCGTCCTGCACCGGGACATCAAGCCGGAGAACCTCCTCGTGGACCCGGCATGCGGAGATCTGAAGCTGATTGACTTCGGCTGCGGCACCTTCCTCCAGGAGCGAGCCTTCACGCGATTTGCCG GAACACAGGCGTACAGCCCGCCCGAGTTGGTGGCCATGGGCTGCTACCGCGGCGATTCGGCCACCGTGTGGTCCCTGGGCGTGCTGCTGTACGCAATGGTGTGCGGGAGCCTCCCCTTCAAGGACAACCGCGCCAtcgtgctggggcagctcttcTTCGGGCCGCAGGTCTCTCCAG AGTGCCAGCACCTCATCTGCTGGTGTCTGTCCAAGCACCCCGCGGACaggccacagctggaggagatctTGCGCCACCCTTGGCTGCGGGGCTGGCGGTTTTGA
- the LOC134549277 gene encoding LOW QUALITY PROTEIN: myosin light chain kinase 2, skeletal/cardiac muscle-like (The sequence of the model RefSeq protein was modified relative to this genomic sequence to represent the inferred CDS: deleted 1 base in 1 codon) produces MGDGGVLLTALVLLLAAVAVCWAIGHWQPRRRHTRTAATRSKRSRVRPRGSRRKRGAPAAPRSCGPRATSHKRPRAPASPTRGACSCRRCTAVARELQELMLLLWAGTGTRVPLYAGMWQALWEGLEELGKRGHLPCCGSFRSSTSLRPRKRLLPARLSIPGSASTPARMAQQRRPAIHAGGAGCQRPSILPGASAISDSLHPSQRLSETCRPAEGAEPMHRSPSSLGLTDFKGTTPSLDVARESPEVQMGAQPEAGELQETCRPAEAGNSPSLVVEPILETPRSLLHPQEAAAPRLSTTSKAFVRAAAPGTPPGEASGCSPGRPQELSAAHDAGDRDGRKKELQELYQLGPQLGSGGFGTVFSGVRLSDGRPVAVKRMARESVLQWVELPDGTCVPMEIALMEKVGSGCRFIIQLLDWFELPDSFALVMERPERSRDLLQLLREHGFLSEDKARWLFCQVLCAVQHCTACGVLHRDIKPENLLVDPACGDLKLIDFGCGTFLQERAFTRFAGEPRAPARALLPVPGTARPRSLLGRGRGGRRSAGCRQPCGTGRSRVPGAGCRPCPHRRGGRQSRAPAARLGSPARAGAAPSALSALQKGFLAWAGGRGVASGVGGVVAGSAAPASGRRLAPGSGRQQPAAGQRCLCPLGTQAYSPPELVAMGCYRGDSATVWSLGVLLYAMVCGSLPFKDNRAIVLGQLFFGPQVSPECQHLICWCLSKHPADRPQLEEILRHPWLRGWRF; encoded by the exons ATGGGTGACGGTGGTGTCCTGCTCACCgcacttgtcctgctgctggccgccGTGGCTGTCTGCTGGGCCATCGGCCACTGGCAACCACGGCGGCGGCACACACGGACAGCAGCGACGAGGAGCAAGCGCTCCCGCGTCCGGCCCAGAGGCTCTCGGAGGAAGCGAGGAGCCCCCGCGGCTCCCAGGTCCTGCGGGCCTCGGGCCACCTCTCACAAGCGGCCACGCGCTCCCGCCAGCCCCACGCGCGGCGCCTGCAGCTGCCGCCGCTGCACGGCAGTGGCCCGCGAGCTGCAGgaactgatgctgctgctctgggctggcactgggacacgtGTGCCGCTCTACGCGGGGATGTGGCAGGCGCTGTGGGAAggactggaggagctggggaagcgaggccacctgccctgctgcgGCTCCTTCAGATCCTCCACAAGCCTCCGTCCCCGcaagaggctgctcccagcaagactctccatccctgggagcgccTCAACCCCTGCAAGGATGGCACAGCAGCGGAGACCCGCCATCCACGCAGGAGGTGCAGGCTGTCAGAGAccctccatcctgccaggagcctctgCTATCTCTGACAGCCTCCATCCCTCGCAGAGGCTCAGTGAGACCTGTCGgcctgcagaaggtgcagagcccatgcacaggtctcccagctcccttgggcTCACGGACTTCAAGGGCACAACCCCGAGCCTTGACGTGGCCAGGGAAAGCCCTGAAGTCCAGATGGGAGCCCAGCCTGAGGCAGGGGAGCTCCAAGAGACCTGTCGgcctgcagaag ctggcaacagccccagcctggtggtggaGCCGATCCTTGAGACACCAAGGAgtctcctccatccccaggaAGCTGCCGCACCACGGCTCTCGACTACCTCGAAGGCCTTCGTAagagcag ctgctcctgggacgCCCCCGGGCGAAGCCTCGGGCTGTAGCCCCGGCcggccacaagagctgagcgCGGCCCACGACGCCGGGGATAGAGACG GGCgaaagaaggagctgcaggagctctacCAGCTGGGCCCGCAGCTGGGCAGCGGCGGCTTCGGCACCGTTTTCTCGGGCGTCCGCCTCTCGGACGGGAGGCCG GTGGCCGTCAAACGCATGGCCCGGGAGAGCGTCCTGCAGTGGGtcgagctg cccgACGGCACCTGCGTTCCGATGGAGATCGCGCTCATGGAGAAGGTGGGCTCCGGCTGCCGCTTCATCATCCAGCTGCTGGACTGGTTTGAGCTGCCTGACAGCTTCGCGCTGGTGATGGAGCGTCCGGAGCGGTCGCGggatctcctgcagctcctgcgggAGCACGGGTTCCTGAGCGAGGACAAGGCGCGCTGGCTCTTCTGCCAGGTGTTGTGCGCCGTGCAGCACTGCACCGCCTGCGGCGTCCTGCACCGGGACATCAAGCCGGAGAACCTCCTCGTGGACCCGGCATGCGGAGATCTGAAGCTGATTGACTTCGGCTGCGGCACCTTCCTCCAGGAGCGAGCCTTCACGCGATTTGCCGGTGAGCCGAgagccccagcccgggccctGCTCCCGGTGCCGGGCACTGCACGGCCCCGTTCCCTCCTCGGCCGTGGCCGTGGGGGGCGGCGTTCAGCCGGCTGCCGCCAGCCCTGTGGCACGGGGCGGAGCCGTGTCCCAGGAGCCGGCTGCCGGCCCTGCCCACACAGGAGGGGGGGCCGCCAAAGCCGGGCCCCGGCCGCTCGGCTCGGCAGCCCCgcgagggctggggctgccccgtcgGCCTTGTCTGCCTTGCAGAAGGGGTTCTTGGCTTGGGCCGGAGGGCGCGGAGTGGCCtcgggggtggggggag ttGTGGCCggcagtgcagcccctgcctctggcaggaggctggcgccaggctctggaaggcagcagcctgcGGCTGGACAGCGCTGCCTGTGTCCCCTAGGAACACAGGCGTACAGCCCGCCCGAGTTGGTCGCCATGGGCTGCTACCGCGGCGATTCGGCCACCGTGTGGTCCCTGGGCGTGCTGCTGTACGCAATGGTGTGCGGGAGCCTCCCCTTCAAGGACAACCGCGCCAtcgtgctggggcagctcttcTTCGGGCCGCAGGTCTCTCCAG AGTGCCAGCACCTCATCTGCTGGTGTCTGTCCAAGCACCCCGCGGACaggccacagctggaggagatctTGCGCCACCCTTGGCTGCGGGGCTGGCGGTTTTGA